The Streptococcus parasanguinis genomic sequence CAAGTAGTAGAAACGCAAGAATCCAAAGAAAAAATGGTTGTCCTAAAACGAAGTCCTAAGTGGTGGATTGGCATGGCAGCAGTTGGTGGATTGTTAGTTGGTGCTGGAAGCGGCTTTGGTATCGGTGTCATCGCCTCTCAATCCTCCAATAACCAACAATTTTCTCAAGAGGTCCAAACGGGTCAGAACCAAGGATCCAATCAGCAACAAAATAGTCAAACTGGCCATCCTTCACAAGGAAACCAGCAAACTGGTGGCCCACAGGATGGCGGACCTCAAAGCGGTGGTCCACAAGGTGGTGGCCAAGGCCAAGGTGGCCCGCAAGGTGGCGGTCCGGTTCAAATGCCACAAGAAGGCAATGGTGGCCCACAAGGGAATGGTCCAGATAATGGCATGAACCAATCTGGCGGACAAGAAGGGAACCAGGGGTCCTCTAAAAAGTCCAATAAGAAGAATTCAAAAAATAAAAACAAGACGAGTGACAGTCAAAGTAACAAAGAAAACACGACAAACTCATAGAATTAGCCTTCCTCAGGCAGGCTGTATTTGATCATAAAACCAGGTTCTAAACTATAGGAAATGAAGGCAAGTCGTGTTATAATGGTTAAGAATAGATTAGAAAGACTCACTCACGAAAGAGAAGAGGATACGACGATGATTAAAATTCTATTGGTCGAAGATGACCTTGGTTTATCAAATTCAGTATTTGATTTTTTAGATGATTTTGCGGATGTCATGCAGGTCTTTGACGGAGAAGAAGGTCTTTACGAAGCAGAAAGCGGGATCTATGATTTGATTCTGCTGGATCTCATGCTTCCTGAAAAAGACGGCTTCCATGTCTTGAAAGAATTGCGTGAAAAAGGCGTGACAACCCCTGTTTTGATCATGACAGCTAAAGAAAGTCTGGATGACAAAGGGCACGGCTTTGAGCTAGGTGCAGACGATTACCTCACCAAGCCTTTCTATCTTGAAGAGCTTAAGATGCGGATCCAAGCTCTCTTGAAGCGGTCAGGTAAGGTCAATGAAAACACCCTCAATTATGGCAATTTGAAGGTCAATTTATCTACCAATTCGACTTACGTGGACGATAAGGAAGTAGAACTTCTTGGGAAGGAATTTGATCTCTTGGTCTACTTCCTTCAAAACCAAAATGTCATCCTTCCAAAAACACAGATCTTCGATCGTCTCTGGGGCTTTGACAGTGACACAACTATCTCAGTGGTTGAAGTCTATGTTTCAAAAATCCGTAAGAAATTAAAAGGTACTGATTTTGTTGAGAGCTTGCAAACATTGCGTAGTGTGGGGTATATCTTAAAAGATGCTAACAAGGATTAAGAAAACCGTCGGAGAAGATGATTTTTCCTACTTCATCCGATATTTTGGACTCTTTACTTTGATATTCTCGGCCATGACCTTGATTATCATTCAGGTCATGCGCTCGAGTCTCTATACAACCGTCGATGAGAACCTCAGGACTCTCAGTCAGGATCCTTACTCACTTGTAGCGATTGCTTATCGAGATCAGCGACAATCAACTAATAAAGATGATGATAACGATCATGGGATGATGTTACCTGACCATGACAAATCAGAACCTAAAGGAGATGTCACATCCAATACCACTGTTGTTTTGCTCAATAAAAAATATGAAAACTTGACAACTGGTAACGGGTTTCTAAACTTTAAAACAGTGACGTTTGGCCGAAAACTTCTCAATAAGGTTTCTCAGCTTCAAATTACCAATAGCTATGGGAAAAAAGAAAGTTATCGGGCCTATATGGCAGAGTTGAGTCTATCTGATGATGAAGATGAAAGTAATATCAAGTATGCGGTCATCATGACCAATATTAGTCAGCTAGAGCAGACCAGTGAGGAACATGAAAGCCAGATCGCTCTTGTCATGATTTGCTTCTGGGGAATCTCCTTGTTTGCGAGTCTCTTCCTTGCCCGTCTTAGCGTTAAGCCGCTGCTTGAGAGTATGCAAAAGCAAAAGTCTTTTGTAGAAAATGCTTCTCATGAGTTGCGGACGCCTCTAGCAGTCTTACAAAATCGCCTCGAAACGCTTTTTAGAAAGCCTGAAGCGACCATTATGGAATCGAGCGAGAGCATTGCATCTAGCTTAGATGAAGTTCGAAATATGAAGCTCTTGACCACCAACCTTCTCAATATCGCCCGAAGAGATGATGGCTTGAAGCCAGAGATGGAAGACATCGAACCAAGCTTTTTCGATCAGACCTTCTCGAATTTTGAGATCATTGCGGAAGAAAATGACAAAATCTTCCGAGGAGACAATCAGGTGGACAAAGTCATTTGTTCTGATAGAACGCTCCTCAAGCAATTGATGACCATTCTCTATGATAATGCCTTGAAATATACCGATGAAGATGGCGAGATCCAGTTTGAAGTTCAATTGAAGGACAAAAATCTACTTTTGAGGGTGCTGGATAATGGTCCAGGGATTCGAGATGAGGATAAGAAACGGATCTTTGATCGTTTTTACCGGGTCGACAAGGCCAGAACCCGTCAAAAAGGTGGATTTGGTTTGGGGTTATCCCTCGCTAAGCAGATTGTAGAAGCCTTCAAAGGGACCATTCAAGTCAAAGATAATAAACCCAAAGGGACCATCTTTGAAGTGAAATTATCCATTAAGACGGAAAGTCGTAAAAAAAATCGTTCATAATTTTTTAAAAATAGAAAAGAGGAATACCTATGAGTTCAAAAATGTTGCACACTTGCCTTCGTGTGGAAAACTTAGAAAAATCAATCGCTTTTTACCAAGATGCTTTTGGTTTTGAAGAAAAACGTCGGAAAGATTTCCCAGACTACAAGTTCACGATTGTCTATTTGGCCTTGCCTGGAGATGACTATGAGTTGGAATTGACTTACAATTATGATCATGGTCCATATGTGATCGGAGACGGCTATGCTCACGTCGCATTGAGTACTCCTGATCTAGAAGGTTTGAATGCCGAACACAAGGCTAAAGGCTATGAAGTGACGGAACCAAAAGGTCTTCCAGGAACACAGCCGAATTACTATTTTGTTGTAGATCCAGATGGTTATAAGGTAGAAGTCATTCGCGAAAAATAAGAGTGATTAAAAATTAGGGGGCTGGGACAAAAGTCCTAGCCTCTCAATTATTTTTGGATTGTCGAGCAAGACGCAGTGGTTGAGTGGGCTCTACTACGCTGATTTCATCAGCTTTTACAGCCCTACTCAACTGTGCGGAGGTGGGACGACGAAATCGAATTCTAACGAATTACCGATTTCTGTCCCACTCTCTCTTTTTTATGAAACCATTTTCAAAAAAGGAATGTTTTTTCGAGAGAAATTTGCTATAATAAAGTTATGAGATTCAAACACACGAAAACTATTTTATTAATCATTATAAATCTCCTTTTTCTGAGTCTTTTGTATATCGGGTATCAAAAGATTCAAAGGCTTCGTGAACAAAAAGCCTATCAGGATCAGTTTGCCAAGGTCACCCAATTAGAGAAAAGCTCTGAAAAAGGAAAAGATGCCCAGGTTCAGGAAGGAATTTTAGGAACTTCTTATGTGACCGCTTTTTATCCTACTAAGGATGGACAGCCTGTTGAGATTATTAAAGAGAAGATCCAAGAAGACCTTCAGCGTCTAGGAACCGATGAAAAAACCAAAGAGCCTAAGCATCTGACCTTCTACCATAGTGAAGAAGCAGAAGCGCCTTTTGTTGGCTATCACCCAATCCAAATCAAACGGGCTGAATACCAGTACAAAAAAGGAAAATTCATTAAAGATGAGACGGTGAAGTTGCCCCTCTTTTACTTGGATGATGAGAGTAACCCTCTGACCCTCAGCCAGGTTTTTGCGGATCCAGATGGAGCCAAGCAGATCTTTTTGGAGGAATTACGAGGGAATCTATCCTTTCGTCAGCTAGATGAGGAAAGCATTGATCAAATGGTTGCCCACTTCTCAGAGTTGGACTTGAGCCAATGGGAATTCCAATATGAAAAAGGGAATTTCACCATTCCATTTCCAAGCAAGGTTAAAGGCGACGATACCTTTACTGTTCCCTTATCTAAATTCTATGACGTGATTGATACAGAGCGCTTGCTTCCTGATGATCTAGCTTCTTACCAATCCTATATTGAAGAACGCCATCGTAAGATGATTGCCTTGACCTTTGATGATGGACCGGATCCAACGACGACTCCTCAGGCACTGGCTATCTTGAAGAAATACAATGCCAAAGCTACCTTCTTTATGGTCGGAAAAAATGTCAGTGCGAATCCTGATATTGCTAAGCAAGTCCGCAAAGAAGGTCATCAAATCGGGAACCATACCTGGGATCACCCTCAATTGCCAAAATTGAGCTTGGATAATGCTAAAAAAGAGATCTTGGATACTCAAGAAGCTATTCAAAAAGCGACAGGCGTTCAAACTAAGATCACGCGCCCTCCGTATGGAGCCATCAATAACGCCATCCAATACAGTGTAGACCAGTCTTTCATCATGTGGGATGTGGATAGCCTGGATTGGAAAACTCATAATACGACGGCTATTCTCAATGAAGTAAAAAAAGAAGTCAAACCGGGTTCGATTATCCTCATGCATGATATCCATCAAACCACGATTGATGCTCTTCCGACCGTCCTTGACTACCTTAAATCACAAGGCTATACCTTTGTAACGGTAGATGAATTGTTGGATTATCAACTTGAAAGTCATCGCATTTATTACAATGGAAATTAACTAAAAAATCCTCTGCAGTAAATTTACTAGCAGAGGATTTTCTTATTCATTTAAAAATAGTTCGGAATTTTTTAAAACAAGTTCACGGACAGAAGCGTATTTTTTCAAGGATTTGAGTTCTTCTGGCTGGGTGATAAAGGTGATCACATAGCCATCACGCCCCATTCGACCTGTTCGACCAGCACGGTGGGTATAGGTCTCCACATCACGGGGGATATCGTAGTTAATCACACATTCAAGATGTTCAATATCGATTCCACGAGCGACCAAATCGGTGGCCAGTAAGAGGGTTAGCTGATGGTCTTTGAAGCGTTCCAAAATGACCTTGCGGTATTTGACATTGACATCGCTGGCGAGTGACACGGCCTCAACACCCCGGTATTGTAGTTTTTCTTCCGCACTACCTAGATCAGATAGGCTGTTGAAAAAAGCCAGACCACGAAAATCTTCGACGTAGGCGAGTTTGCGGAGCAATTCGACCTTGTCACGCCGATCCACTTGCATATAAAAATGTTGAATATTGTCCAAAGAAACTCCATCAACCGTAATGCGAAGAGTATTTTCCTCTAGCTGATCTAGATCGACCTTGGCTGTAGCGCTCATGTAGATATGTTGGTGGTCGCGGGGAGCATAGTGGCTGATCTTGTCGACGAAGTGGTACTGAGAATCACTCAGTAATTGGTCAAATTCATCTAAAATGATGGCTTCCACATTCATCATCTTGATCTTTTTCAGTTTGATCAGTTCAAAGATCCGGCCAGGCGTCCCAACCAGGATTTCGGGTCCTTTTTTGAGGCGTTCGATTTGTCGTTTTTGACTGGATCCTGACAGGAAGAGTTGGGTCTGGAGCCCAAGAGGCTCTGCCCATTGCTTGGTGACATCAAAAATTTGTCCTGCTAACTCTGTATTAGGAGCTAGAATCAAGAGTTGTTGGGCCTTCTTCGGTTTGAGTTTGAGCAAGCTCGGAAAGAGGTAGGCGAGTGTCTTACCAGTACCGGTAGGACTGATCCCGAGGACATTTTCTCCTTCATAGATAGGGGAGAAGATCTGTTCCTGAATTTCAGTGAATGTATCAAATCCGAGTGTTTCTAACTGGTCTTTCCAGCTTTGTGGAAATTTTTCTTTCATTCTTTTTCATCCTTAAATTGTATTCCAGCGCTTTGACGCATCTGGTAGAGGGTTTTATGGACCTGCTCAGCTGTTTGTAACCATTCAAGATAAGCAGCTGGCTTTTGATGAGTGATGGCAAGGGCAAAGGCTTCCTCCTCTTCTTGCATTTGGTGTGGGCAGGGCTGGATCGGAAGGTCGATAACCTCCCCAGAATAGCTGACGAAGCGAGCCTGGTTGATGGCTGCTACAGCATTGAGAGTTAGTGTTCCAGTCTTGGTGTAGATTTCAGCAGGTAGATGGCTGGTGATATTTTTCCCTGCCTGAATGGCAACCTGAAACTCTGGATAAATCAAGACACCTTGACCATAGAGATCAACCGAATTGGGTAATTGCTGAGCGCAATAGTGACTGGAGATCGGTTCTCCAAAGAAGCCAATCGCCAAGTAGAGGCAGTAGACACCCAGATCCATCAAAGCTCCACCTGCATAGACATCTGAGAAAATATTGGGCATCTCACCTGCAAGAAGGGCTGGCAATTTGGAAGAATATTTGGCAAAGGTGAAGTTGGCGCCCAGTATTTCCTGATTAGAGAGGAAGTCTTTAACTACTTGAAATGCTGCTTCTTGGTAATTTCTGGCAGCTTCAAAGAGATAGACCTGGTGCTCCTTAGCGAGCTTGACCAGTTCCTTCCATTCAGAAGGCTTCGTCACAGCCGGTTTTTCAATGATGACATGCTTCTTTGCTAAAATAGCAAGCTTGGCCTGAGCAAAGTGAAGAGAATTGGGGCTGGCAATGTAGACCACGTCCAGCTCACTATCTAGGAAATCGACCAAGTCTGTGTAGCAAGAGATCACCCCATAAGGCTCACAAAAATCTTGAGCCGTCTTCATTTTTCTCGAATACACAGCCTGCAAGTGATAGTGACCCGTTTGGTGAGCAGCATTTATAAATTCATGTGAAATCCAACTCGTACCAATAATTCCCAGCTTTAACATAAGGTGTCCTTCCGTAATCGATTCACTCTATTATACCATGAAAAGGGGGAGGGGACAGTATAAAGTAGAAAATATGCACTGATTATTGTATAATGAAGTGATATGCTTAGAAGGGAAAACAATAGGATTGAGAAATTCAGAATTACTGATCATTATTCCTGCTTATAATGAGAGTGGAAATATTGAAAAAACAATCAAGATGATTGAAGAACATACACCTGAATTTGATTATGTCATTATCAATGATTGTTCTACAGATCATACACTTGAAATTTGTCGCAATAACAACTTTAACGTTATCGATTTACCGATTAATTTAGGAATTGGTGGTGCTGTCCAGACTGGTTATCAATATGCAGTTAAAAATGGCTATCAATATGCTGTTCAAGTGGATGGAGATGGTCAGCATAATCCTGAATTT encodes the following:
- a CDS encoding response regulator transcription factor, with product MIKILLVEDDLGLSNSVFDFLDDFADVMQVFDGEEGLYEAESGIYDLILLDLMLPEKDGFHVLKELREKGVTTPVLIMTAKESLDDKGHGFELGADDYLTKPFYLEELKMRIQALLKRSGKVNENTLNYGNLKVNLSTNSTYVDDKEVELLGKEFDLLVYFLQNQNVILPKTQIFDRLWGFDSDTTISVVEVYVSKIRKKLKGTDFVESLQTLRSVGYILKDANKD
- a CDS encoding sensor histidine kinase; this translates as MLTRIKKTVGEDDFSYFIRYFGLFTLIFSAMTLIIIQVMRSSLYTTVDENLRTLSQDPYSLVAIAYRDQRQSTNKDDDNDHGMMLPDHDKSEPKGDVTSNTTVVLLNKKYENLTTGNGFLNFKTVTFGRKLLNKVSQLQITNSYGKKESYRAYMAELSLSDDEDESNIKYAVIMTNISQLEQTSEEHESQIALVMICFWGISLFASLFLARLSVKPLLESMQKQKSFVENASHELRTPLAVLQNRLETLFRKPEATIMESSESIASSLDEVRNMKLLTTNLLNIARRDDGLKPEMEDIEPSFFDQTFSNFEIIAEENDKIFRGDNQVDKVICSDRTLLKQLMTILYDNALKYTDEDGEIQFEVQLKDKNLLLRVLDNGPGIRDEDKKRIFDRFYRVDKARTRQKGGFGLGLSLAKQIVEAFKGTIQVKDNKPKGTIFEVKLSIKTESRKKNRS
- the gloA gene encoding lactoylglutathione lyase, whose protein sequence is MSSKMLHTCLRVENLEKSIAFYQDAFGFEEKRRKDFPDYKFTIVYLALPGDDYELELTYNYDHGPYVIGDGYAHVALSTPDLEGLNAEHKAKGYEVTEPKGLPGTQPNYYFVVDPDGYKVEVIREK
- a CDS encoding polysaccharide deacetylase family protein, with the protein product MRFKHTKTILLIIINLLFLSLLYIGYQKIQRLREQKAYQDQFAKVTQLEKSSEKGKDAQVQEGILGTSYVTAFYPTKDGQPVEIIKEKIQEDLQRLGTDEKTKEPKHLTFYHSEEAEAPFVGYHPIQIKRAEYQYKKGKFIKDETVKLPLFYLDDESNPLTLSQVFADPDGAKQIFLEELRGNLSFRQLDEESIDQMVAHFSELDLSQWEFQYEKGNFTIPFPSKVKGDDTFTVPLSKFYDVIDTERLLPDDLASYQSYIEERHRKMIALTFDDGPDPTTTPQALAILKKYNAKATFFMVGKNVSANPDIAKQVRKEGHQIGNHTWDHPQLPKLSLDNAKKEILDTQEAIQKATGVQTKITRPPYGAINNAIQYSVDQSFIMWDVDSLDWKTHNTTAILNEVKKEVKPGSIILMHDIHQTTIDALPTVLDYLKSQGYTFVTVDELLDYQLESHRIYYNGN
- a CDS encoding DEAD/DEAH box helicase, whose amino-acid sequence is MKEKFPQSWKDQLETLGFDTFTEIQEQIFSPIYEGENVLGISPTGTGKTLAYLFPSLLKLKPKKAQQLLILAPNTELAGQIFDVTKQWAEPLGLQTQLFLSGSSQKRQIERLKKGPEILVGTPGRIFELIKLKKIKMMNVEAIILDEFDQLLSDSQYHFVDKISHYAPRDHQHIYMSATAKVDLDQLEENTLRITVDGVSLDNIQHFYMQVDRRDKVELLRKLAYVEDFRGLAFFNSLSDLGSAEEKLQYRGVEAVSLASDVNVKYRKVILERFKDHQLTLLLATDLVARGIDIEHLECVINYDIPRDVETYTHRAGRTGRMGRDGYVITFITQPEELKSLKKYASVRELVLKNSELFLNE
- a CDS encoding Gfo/Idh/MocA family protein, with the translated sequence MLKLGIIGTSWISHEFINAAHQTGHYHLQAVYSRKMKTAQDFCEPYGVISCYTDLVDFLDSELDVVYIASPNSLHFAQAKLAILAKKHVIIEKPAVTKPSEWKELVKLAKEHQVYLFEAARNYQEAAFQVVKDFLSNQEILGANFTFAKYSSKLPALLAGEMPNIFSDVYAGGALMDLGVYCLYLAIGFFGEPISSHYCAQQLPNSVDLYGQGVLIYPEFQVAIQAGKNITSHLPAEIYTKTGTLTLNAVAAINQARFVSYSGEVIDLPIQPCPHQMQEEEEAFALAITHQKPAAYLEWLQTAEQVHKTLYQMRQSAGIQFKDEKE